The Bos javanicus breed banteng chromosome 18, ARS-OSU_banteng_1.0, whole genome shotgun sequence genome has a segment encoding these proteins:
- the ACTMAP gene encoding actin maturation protease isoform X2, with protein MISPCSPPLEPPVPPPETPASQALSIPLPPLPLNLPELAFPPSSFQASVPPPPPLPPPPRTTGFAPPHVFGLEKSQLLKEALERAGPAPGSREDVKRLLKLHKDRFRSDLQWILFCADLPSLIQEGPQCGLVALWMAGTLLAPPGGTPLERLVQVAMERGYTAQGEMFSEQSVMRWTLEPGHLGSQPSSAASCCVTIDKQPTTRTSTTNHVRGGATRPTGL; from the exons ATGATTTCTCCATGTTCTCCTCCTTTAGAGCCACCAGTTCCTCCTCCCGAAACCCCTGCATCCCAGGCCCTTAGTATTCcacttcctccccttcccctaaACCTCCCCGAATTAGCTTTTCCACCCTCGAGTTTCCAGGCCTCtgttcccccaccacccccactgcCGCCGCCGCCCCGTACCACCGGGTTTGCTCCCCCTCATGTCTTCGGCCTAGAGAAGAGTCAGCTCCTGAAGGAGGCCTTGGAGAGGGCCGGCCCAGCCCCCGGCAGCAGAGAGGACGTGAAGAGGCTCCTGAAGCTGCACAAGGACCG TTTCAGAAGTGACCTGCAGTGGATCCTCTTCTGTGCTGACCTGCCCTCCCTCATCCAAGAAGGCCCTCA GTGTGGGCTGGTGGCCTTGTGGATGGCAGGCACCCTCCTGGCGCCCCCCGGCGGCACCCCCTTGGAGAGACTTGTGCAGGTGGCCATGGAGAGAGGATACACAGCCCAGGGGGAGATGTTCTCAG AGCAGAGTGTTATGAGGTGGACTCTGGAACCAGGCCACCTGGGTTCCCAGCCCAGCTCTGCCGCTTCCTGCTGCGTCACCATAGACAAGCAAC CTACGACGAGGACTTCAACCACGAACCATGTCAGAGGAGGGGCCACAAGGCCCACTGGGCTGTGA
- the ACTMAP gene encoding actin maturation protease isoform X1, translating to MISPCSPPLEPPVPPPETPASQALSIPLPPLPLNLPELAFPPSSFQASVPPPPPLPPPPRTTGFAPPHVFGLEKSQLLKEALERAGPAPGSREDVKRLLKLHKDRFRSDLQWILFCADLPSLIQEGPQCGLVALWMAGTLLAPPGGTPLERLVQVAMERGYTAQGEMFSVADMGRLAQEALGCQAEVLCGGLGGPNRDHVLQHIVAGHPLLIPYDEDFNHEPCQRRGHKAHWAVSAGVLLGVQHVPSLGYSEDPELPGLFHPVPGTPHQPPSLPEEGSPGAVYLLAKQGKSWHHQLWDYEQVRDSNLQLTDFSPSRAADGREYVVPAGGVRAGLCGQALLLRPQDSSH from the exons ATGATTTCTCCATGTTCTCCTCCTTTAGAGCCACCAGTTCCTCCTCCCGAAACCCCTGCATCCCAGGCCCTTAGTATTCcacttcctccccttcccctaaACCTCCCCGAATTAGCTTTTCCACCCTCGAGTTTCCAGGCCTCtgttcccccaccacccccactgcCGCCGCCGCCCCGTACCACCGGGTTTGCTCCCCCTCATGTCTTCGGCCTAGAGAAGAGTCAGCTCCTGAAGGAGGCCTTGGAGAGGGCCGGCCCAGCCCCCGGCAGCAGAGAGGACGTGAAGAGGCTCCTGAAGCTGCACAAGGACCG TTTCAGAAGTGACCTGCAGTGGATCCTCTTCTGTGCTGACCTGCCCTCCCTCATCCAAGAAGGCCCTCA GTGTGGGCTGGTGGCCTTGTGGATGGCAGGCACCCTCCTGGCGCCCCCCGGCGGCACCCCCTTGGAGAGACTTGTGCAGGTGGCCATGGAGAGAGGATACACAGCCCAGGGGGAGATGTTCTCAG TGGCCGACATGGGCAGGCTGGCCCAGGAGGCACTGGGCTGCCAGGCAGAGGTGCTCTGCGGCGGCCTGGGCGGTCCCAACAGAGACCACGTCCTGCAGCACATTGTCGCCGGACACCCCCTCCTTATCCC CTACGACGAGGACTTCAACCACGAACCATGTCAGAGGAGGGGCCACAAGGCCCACTGGGCTGTGAGTGCAG GGGTCCTGCTGGGTGTGCAGCATGTGCCCAGCCTTGGCTACTCGGAGGATCCCGAGCTGCCAGGCCTGTTCCACCCAGTCCCCGGCACACCCCACCAGCCACCATCCCTGCCGGAAGAAGGCTCCCCAGGGGCTGTCTACCTCCTCGCCAAGCAGGGCAAGAGTTGGCACCACCAGCTGTGGGACTATGAGCAAGTCCGGGACAGCAACCTGCAGCTGACGGACTTCTCGCCCTCTCGGGCTGCGGATGGCCGGGAGTACGTGGTGCCTGCCGGCGGGGTGCGGGCCGGCCTCTGTGGCCAGGCCCTGCTCCTCCGACCACAGGACTCCAGCCACTAG